ACAAGGAACTGGAGAAGAAGATCGCCGACTTCTTCGGCACCGAGGACACCATCCTCTACGCTGCCTGCTTCGATGCCAACGGCGGTTTGTTCGAGCCGCTGCTGGGCGAAGAGGATGCGATCATCTCCGACGCGCTCAACCACGCGTCCATCATCGACGGCATCCGCCTGTGCAAGGCCAAGCGCTTCCGCTACGCCAACTGCGACATGGCCGACCTGGAAAAGCAGCTGCAGGCCGCTGACGCCGCCGGCGCACGCACCAAGCTGATCACCACCGACGGCGCGTTCTCGATGGACGGCTTCATCGCGCCGCTGGACAAGATCACCGCGCTGGCCGAGAAGTACAACGCGCTGGTGCACATCGACGAATGCCATTGCACCGGCTTCCTTGGCGACACCGGCCGTGGCTCCGCTGAAGTCAACGGCGTGCTCAACAAGATCGACATCATCACCGGCACGCTGGGCAAGGCGCTGGGCGGCGCGCTGGGTGGCTTCACCACCGGCCACAAGGAAGTGATCGAGATGCTGCGCCAGCGCTCGCGCCCTTACCTGTTCTCCAACTCGCTGCCGCCGCACGTGGTCGCCGCGGGCATCAAGGTGTTCGACATGCTGTCCGCCGCGGGTGAGCTGCGTGACCAGGTGAAGGAAAACACACGCTACTTCCGCGAGCAGATGACCAAGGCTGGCTTCGACATCAAGCCGGGCGTGCACCCCATCGTGCCGGTCATGATCTACGACGCCAAGAAGGCGCAGGCCATGGCGTCCGAGCTGCTCGACGAAGGCATCTACGTCACCGGCTTCTTCTACCCCGTGGTGCCGCAGGGCCAGGCGCGCATCCGCACGCAGATGAGCGCCGCGCATACGCGCGAGCATCTCGACCAGGCGATTACCGCCTTCACCAAGGTCGGCAAGAAGCTCGGCGTGATCTGATCGAAACCGCATGGACCTGCCCACGCGGCAGGTCCATGCGCCTCTTGTAGGAGCGCACTTGTGCGCGACCGCAACGCCATGGGGTCCACGCTCCGCAAGGCGGTCGCGCACAAGTGCGCTCCCACAGAAAAGCGATCACCCGCAGGTTGAGGTCAAAAGAAACGTCAGCGCGTTTCGTCGCCACCCAGCAACCGGACCTCATCCGGCGACAGGTGCCGCCATTGCCCCTTGGGCAACTCCCCCAGCACCAACGACCCGATGGCCACCCGCAGCAGGCGCAACACCTCGATGCCATGCGCGGCCAGTAGCCGCCGTATATGCCGGTTGCGCCCCTCGTCGAGCACGATCTCCAGCCACGCGTTCTTCTCGCCATGCCTGAGCAAGGTGGCGCGACGCGCGGCCAAGCGCTCACCTTCTTCCACGACGCCTTCCACCAACCGATCAAGCAGCGCCTGATCGGGAATGTCGTCGACCTGCACGTGATACGTCTTGTCCACGTGATGCTTCGGCTCGGTAAGGCGCGCGGCCCACACGCTGTCATTGCTCAGCAGCAACAGCCCCTCGCTCGCCTTGTCGAGCCTCCCCACCGGGCCGAGCCACGGCAGACCCGCGTCCTTCAACAAGTCGTAGACCGTATCGCGGCCGCGCTCATCGGCTGCGCTGACCACAATGCCGCGGGGCTTGTTGAGCGCGATATAGACGCGCTTGCTCGCCGCTACCGGTTCGCCGTCGAGCAGAATGCGCTGTCGCTCCGAATCGGCAGGCCGTTCCGGATCGAGCACCACCCTGCCATCTACCTGCACCCTTCCCTCGCGTATCGCCTTCTCCGCCTGGCTGCGCGAGCACACGCCAAGCTTGCTGAGCACGCGTGCCAAACCGTGGCGCGGCGCCGATGGCGTGGAGGTTCGCGATGAGGGGCGGGATGGACGCATGGAAAGACTCGAACAACGGAGAACGGCACCGCGCATGGTAGGCGATCCGGCCGGTGCTTACTCGCAAAAGAAAAGCCCGGCTTGCGCCGGGCTTTTCAGTACTACCTAGACAGATCCGATTACTGCTGGACCTGCAGTTCCGTGCGACGGTTCTGGGCGCGGCCAGCGTCCGTGTCGTTGGAACCGATCGGGTCGTTCTTGCCGTGACCGAACGGACCAACCAGACGGTCGGCGGTGACGCCGTGCGCGGTCAGGTACTTGTAGACGATCGCAGCGCGACGCTCGGACAGATCCTGGTTGTAGGCGTCCTTACCGACCGAGTCGGTGTAGCCGGCAACCGTGACCTTGACCTGCGGGTAACGCTGCAGGGTGTCCACAGCCTGGTCGAGGATGGCGACCGAGTCAGCGGTCGGCTCAGCCAGCGCCTTCTTGATGTCCGTCTCGCCCTTCTTCGGGCGGTCGAACTTGAAGTTGACGCCGCGCAGGTCGATCACGACCTTCTGCGGGCAGCCGTCCGGACCGACGATCGTGCCTTCCGGCAGATCCGGGCACTTGTTGTCGCACAGGTTCACGCCGTTGCGGAACTGCTTGGAGCAGTCCGGAGCGACCGGAGCCACCGGAGCCGGGGCCGGGGCAGCAGCCGGGGTGCCGAAGCGCGACACGATGCTGAAGCCCAGGAACCAGTCGCCGTAACCGTTCTTCGAGGTCTGGCTCTTGTCGTCCCAGTCGTAACGGTAGCCGGCTTCCGCACGGAAGTCGGTGCTGTCGGTGATGGTCTTGGAGATACCAGCGCCGAGCTCGGCGGCCGGCGACCAGGCCTTGTCGGCCGGGTTGGAGTGGTAGCTGCCCATCACGCCGACGAGGGCGTACGGACGCCATGCGTTCCAGTCACCGTAGTAGAAGCGAGCGGCAACGCCGACGTTGTTGTTCGACCAGCGACCACCGCCAACGGCGTTGTCGACCGTGCGCTTGGTGCGATCGAAGAACAGATCGAGCGAGGTGTACGAGTTAATGAAGCGACCGAAGCCCAGGCCGTAGTAGACCTGACGGCTGTTGGTGTTGCGGTCGGTGTCGTTGTAGTAGCCGCCAACGGTCGGCGCGATGTACCAACGGCCGTCGTAGCTCTGCGTGGCACTGTCCTGCGCGTGAGCGGCACCCACGCCGCCCAGGGCCAGGGCGATCACGAAATACAAGCCCTTACGATTCATCTGGTGTCTCCTCGTTTTATTGGTATTCGCGTCCGTTCCACCCCAGACGGAAAACGCGCGTCAAAACTGACTTCCACTACGGGACTTTCTCCTGTCCCGTGCTTTGCGTCCCGATCAAAGATAAGTGTCACAAGATCACAAGCGGCGCGAAGTGTAGCAAAACCGTTAAGTGCATCGCACGCGTAAATAGACGCAGTTGGTGAACACCGGTTCAGACAATCATTGAGCTCGCATCGACAGCGTCATCAACTGCGACAATCTGTCACCACCAAACAATGCGTTACTCCAAGACGTGGTGTTGCAAAAAAAGAAAAGCCCGGTTTTCACCGGGCTTTTCTGACTTTCCGAGAGTTGTCGGATTACTGCTGAACCTGCAACTCCGTACGACGGTTGCGGGCGCGACCTGCATCCGTGTCGTTGCTGTCGATCGGATCGTTCTTGCCATGACCGATCGGACCATCCAGGCGCGTGGCGGCAATGCCGTGTGCGGTCAGATAGTCGTAGACGATCT
This genomic interval from Dyella japonica A8 contains the following:
- the kbl gene encoding glycine C-acetyltransferase, whose translation is MSYPGQSRYASELESIREQGLFKAERIITSPQSAKIRLDSGKEVLNFCANNYLGLADHPDVIQAAKDALDTHGFGMASVRFICGTQDLHKELEKKIADFFGTEDTILYAACFDANGGLFEPLLGEEDAIISDALNHASIIDGIRLCKAKRFRYANCDMADLEKQLQAADAAGARTKLITTDGAFSMDGFIAPLDKITALAEKYNALVHIDECHCTGFLGDTGRGSAEVNGVLNKIDIITGTLGKALGGALGGFTTGHKEVIEMLRQRSRPYLFSNSLPPHVVAAGIKVFDMLSAAGELRDQVKENTRYFREQMTKAGFDIKPGVHPIVPVMIYDAKKAQAMASELLDEGIYVTGFFYPVVPQGQARIRTQMSAAHTREHLDQAITAFTKVGKKLGVI
- a CDS encoding OmpA family protein is translated as MNRKGLYFVIALALGGVGAAHAQDSATQSYDGRWYIAPTVGGYYNDTDRNTNSRQVYYGLGFGRFINSYTSLDLFFDRTKRTVDNAVGGGRWSNNNVGVAARFYYGDWNAWRPYALVGVMGSYHSNPADKAWSPAAELGAGISKTITDSTDFRAEAGYRYDWDDKSQTSKNGYGDWFLGFSIVSRFGTPAAAPAPAPVAPVAPDCSKQFRNGVNLCDNKCPDLPEGTIVGPDGCPQKVVIDLRGVNFKFDRPKKGETDIKKALAEPTADSVAILDQAVDTLQRYPQVKVTVAGYTDSVGKDAYNQDLSERRAAIVYKYLTAHGVTADRLVGPFGHGKNDPIGSNDTDAGRAQNRRTELQVQQ
- a CDS encoding pseudouridine synthase, with product MRPSRPSSRTSTPSAPRHGLARVLSKLGVCSRSQAEKAIREGRVQVDGRVVLDPERPADSERQRILLDGEPVAASKRVYIALNKPRGIVVSAADERGRDTVYDLLKDAGLPWLGPVGRLDKASEGLLLLSNDSVWAARLTEPKHHVDKTYHVQVDDIPDQALLDRLVEGVVEEGERLAARRATLLRHGEKNAWLEIVLDEGRNRHIRRLLAAHGIEVLRLLRVAIGSLVLGELPKGQWRHLSPDEVRLLGGDETR